Part of the Coccinella septempunctata chromosome 3, icCocSept1.1, whole genome shotgun sequence genome is shown below.
tgcagacctacaggttaaaattaatttgcaacttgaaatcatattattatgaattttcatcacaaaaatcttattttaattatatttgtttGCAAttcaagtcaatatccctaactcatgtggagcagtttatatcGGATATGTTGATGCAAGTCAATAGTTGAACCTAACGAATTACAGAAACATTTTTCACTGTGCCCTTGAGCAACAAACCTAGAATAATTCGAGTAATAATATGTTTTTCAGGGTGGTATATCTTTGAATACTTGATCATCGCCCTGGCTAGGGGTTAACCCTGATAGGGATATCAAGTGGCAAAGATGTCAACTGAACCATCATAAAATTATATTGTTCACCTCGTTTGTCTGAAGCATAGGTATAGAAATCAAATTTTAATCGATAGATATAGTGATGAATCAATATTTTTGCTTCAGATTTTGCAGGTATTACTAAAAGTTCACAGGGCAGTtctttagactcaatatcgagtTATTCGACAAACATAAAAGTGTAGATTCACAAAGCCATAATTTGAGTTTCTATTGAGTATGGATACTTGTAAGTTACCTGCATTTGTTGTCTCACGAAATGATTGAATTCGAAATCACTGAACTCATCCATAGAATTGTCGAGGAAAGGATCGCTGTTATCTGGACAGTCGAACATGTGCTCTGCGTCACACATGCAGTCTTGTACCTCCTGAAAGCGTCTACTGAAAGCAGCTGTGTTCTCGAAATCTTCCATACAGCCTTCTTCGCCTACGAAATAAAAAGTGAATATAAGAAATTATCTTGCTGACGGTAGAGATCGAATTTTCGCAGCAACTTCTCAAGCTTTTTGACTTCGTATTAAGTGTTTCAGCAGTATAAATGGTGTTTCTATTCtgtgaaatacactgcgcaaaaaaattaacgcacattctgaaaatctcaattttactgaaagttaactgtacattgactttataacttattttttatattcactcgggaaggttttgaacgaaacaatacacattaaatggaagaaaaattcaggatttcaccgaatcttatgtgaaagaagtgatttaatacttggtatttccaccccttgcgttaattacagctccagatttctccgagttggattcctaagtcattaagagtagctggatgattttctgaacgtcacagccttctattgaggttgtcccaaacctgctcaatcggattgagatctggacttcttgctggccattccattcgagagaattcaacctcttcaaggtactcctgaacgatgcgcgcacgatggggtctggcattatcgtccataaaaatgaaattttcaccaatgtatggggcaaatggcactacatgctcttcaagaatattccttatatacttatcagcattcacagctccattatcaacgacactaggtctgtgcgagcagtcaaatatattacaccccataccataatcgatccttccccgaaaccagtagtattcaggaaattgcactgagcatatctttcatgtggatgtCTGTATACaaaggaacgtcgatcacaatggtagaggcagaatctagactcatctgtgaagggaactctttcccaatcggcctcttcccaatggatatgctctctcgcaaaatccaaacgcgcccttcgatgggctggggtaagagctgggcctcttgccgcgacacgaggccttaaatcacattctctgaggcgatttcttattgtctgggTGCTactttgcacctcatgagtttgctcaagctgaatttgaaggaggcgagcggttgcaaaccgttgtctcaacgaagaaactctcaagtaacgttcttgaatggcagttgttacccgtggtctaccctgtcctagtcttcggacattcatacctgtccctctgaatcgctgcaacattctggacacacttgtatgggaaactccaaaccctctgcaattcttgtgaatgtccacccttcttctcgcaaaactacggCTTGGGcccattcctcttgggtcaaattgcgtgtttcgcgttgcatagcgatcgagtgtagaaaatcaaatgaaagaaaaactattgatcactagaattgatcgagaacaactgattttagaatggagccaatacattcaaaatctgataatatcatctttttttattcctgctgggaaaaaacatctgtattgaaaaaaaccgttgaaagtggataacatatgcatgcataattctgataaaaataattatcattgagaacaccttcagttgtagaataaatttgagatttccataatgtgcgttaatattTTTGCGCAATGTGCTTTGAAGGAATTTtatcaattcattttcattgcaaTCATCATAGTCATATGTCTAAATATGGCAGCTACCAAAATAAGCTCTTAAAAACTCATATGAAAAACAGACCAGGACCGACAAGTCTTCATAGCTATTGGATTCAGGAACAAACATAAtacttttttaaatttattgctaGACTGCTGACAATGAGCTGGTCTTATTCATGATAAGAACCTTCTCTTTGAATAAGAGTTCTTTGAAATATGAACATGTATTCAACTCACCACCAAATCCAACTGGACAAGGATTGGGGGGATTGCAATAGGCTGGCAGGGTGTTTTTGGGTTTTGTGGTAGTTGCGAATTGGGCCGAATGTTGCTTCTGAATATCATCATCCCCTGCAGTATCTTCCAGGGCATACTTCGAACTCCAGAGGCTGCTATGCTTCAGGTACTCTTGATCCCTGATACTTGGATGAAGTGGGGCGTCCCCCAAATCGTAATCCAAAGGATCATACCGTTCCTCTTCCAGAGAACGAGGTCCGAGAGAGTTGGGGTTGGTGATATCCAGATAGGATATATCGTTTTCCCTCTGTATTCGATCGGCTAACTGCTCCAGAAACAGCTCAGGGAGGATGTCATCCTGTAACATTTGTGTTTAAATTCGAGAAAAACATTCCTAATCGGAAGCTCATAAAAGTGTCACATCTACTTTACATACTagttgactcgtacaaatattttaataatagattcttgagatcaaaagaaacacttttttcctttaatattttttccgattcagccctgatgaaaatatttcaagtttccataatgagctgtgccactcctggaaaaacaatattacctTCAGAGTAACCAGCGAAATCAGTGACACTATactatctgtggatcttttgaaaagagttgcTTCCCTTCGAAACGGcatattatacgagaaaatatgcttttattcaacaaaacattcaaatattcattagatagcgtccaactcagtttcaagagatgGGTCCTttgagtttttggtatttttatggtacctacgtaatggtcataatgagaaaactggaacacGTGGGCGATATCTTGTGTTCTAAAAAGATTCAACAAATAAACGGaagactatattccgaaattcatttcatttgatgaaaccgtttatgagaACTAAGAATAAGgtttcatgatttttcaacagtctgtatttTTTTAACCAAGCCGCttcaaaaaaaatggtaaaggataaAAGACTTCTGACCTCAAGGATATACTGTTgaattatttgtacgagtcaaagaatcaccctgtatatacccaCATAAAATTGACCATTTTTGAGGTATAATACATAAAATATCACGTTTGTAAGGTGAATTCAGTTCTGCTTTATCTTATTATCAGTTAATTCAGTATTAGTTATTGGAGATAGTAAGCATCAAGTAGGTATTCACATATTATGCGGAATACATTTTCATTTAGTCCCATTcagagtaagatcccagagccaccagacataacttattttcatacatacagtccctggccatattattagacgcattgattcgatgcaaaatctcaatattgaattattaaattgaatgtatatgttacatatacttcatctgtaaatggttttcacatataatatatcatattggataaaaaatattgatttattgatgattaaacatgaaattctaatattttgctgagccaccctgtgtagctatgagagcttcatactatcaaagcagaattgttcggtttgctgcattcgaagataatgatttcatatgtggattatcgaaataacgtccgaacctgcagaatgcaagacgtccactggaagacatagtactgattcatacttaagtattaatactacaacatcaaaaataaatgccaaatagaacaatttaatgagagtcgtaaataaaactgacattctgtggaaatgaaattcaaatattctgctttttcctcgggcaataccagtaaatataaaaaaaaatctcagtgcgtctaataaactggccagggactgtagatgTGAAAAACTCTCAGTAGAGTCTCCTGTGGTTTGAATACCTgtgaacttgtggagcttgcctagtgacacctgggcagataccaggtggcaaaggtaactaaaaataagtgttacttaacttattttcacatggctgatttttatataaattttaaagaatattattctgaagttatattataagtgacagacactttgcATGGGCCAAAACTTTTGtcagacgctttgaagctgcacaaaaaataaatgagatactATTGAGATCCTAaaatctgtgtgaaaataagttatgtctggtcgctctgggttCTTGGACTAATTCGGTTCATTGTTCATTAAGTTTCGACAAAATGCCTGATTTCAGGAATGAAGGTCACTTGAAGCTCATTCTTATTCAGGGCGAGTGTAATCAAGTTGTTGAAACTACAGTCAGACTCTTCATTGAGATATTTCTGGATCGACTTAGAAATTCAACAAAGAAAAAACAATGAATAACACGAAAAGTTGCGAATTCTTTCATAACAGAACGATCAGAAACAGAGAAATTTTCATGAGAACTCGATAGGTTCTCCAACCTACGCTGAAAGAGATCTAAGATTATGTTGTTCTAGCGTCAggagaattctgaaaaaaacctGAGATGCGTACTAATAAATTAAATTCAGGACAACATTCGATAGAAACTGATTCCATGAAGTTTCGAGAAGCAATGGTCATTGGACTTGAAAGAACGGAAACTTTCATCCCACGTACTTGGGATGAGTCTTTATAGTCGCAGGATGATACAACTAAAAGTCGCCAGCCGATTGGATTTTATTCAATTCTGAAAGAATAGAAGGAAGGAGAAGAAGAAAGAATAAAAAGGTCAGACAGTAGGCATAACCCGTAAAAGTTTAAACATATTAACTTTAGGAAATCCATCGAATTTAGAGGTCAAGCATTTTTACAAATTCTTATTCATAGCGGCAAATTTGGCGAATTCCAACGGCAATACTATATAAAATGTCTTATATCCCCATGAATATGTACTAATTATACTAATATTGATCATAGAATTGAAGACTGTCTCAAATTCAATGGCCAGTGAAGGGATTTCGGCAACTAGATGAGCTAGAGAACAAAGTTGCCATATTTTCAAGGAACAAACAATAATGATAAAAACCGTAGCCTTACGATCCTTCGTTGTTGAGTAAAATTTGGATTTTGTGGATTTCGAAAACTTGTCATAACTTCCTTATCTTCGTTGCTATAGAACTGAAACATGAAACTTCTACAACTACTTTATTGGGTATAAGCCAGTGGTATTCTGCAGAAttgtttttctatttcagatatCGAGATTTCATTGGCATTGAGTTGACAAGTGACAAGTGAGATagataatttttcttcaaaatatcaccatttccttgaaatatttatactcGCACCGTCTAACTCTAGCGCTTCAATTTATTCTGACTGAATATTTAAtcacattcaaattttgcccAGAAAGGTATAGTTATGCGAATAGCACTACCCTCCTTAATTGAAGTGCCAACAGTAAGCTGATAAGATATGCTAAGTAATTATATCATCTTATTTACCGTACAAATTCAAACGAGAAAATTGTTTAGGGGTTGCTTGTTGTTGACGTAAGCGCGATGTGTAGGCGAAAAAAGCTAGATGTAAAATTTAGTAATTACGAGTCCAATATATTTACCTCAAATTCACTCGCACAGATCCACCGTGTTCATTTGTTTTTCCGAATAAACCGTTGAAGCAGAGCGgtatatttaattaattttctTTAATGAACGCAGAAACAAATTTTAACAACCCTAGAAATTTTCAAAGCCCCTTTTCTGGGATATATACATAGATTtccaaaaattattcattaaatccTGTCATTTccataaaagagttattcagtTCCAAAATGCTTCAAAGACATTCTTACAAGAATCCTCTAGTTACAGTTTTTCTGGTCTGCTGCCCATCAGACTAATtgaaaaaaacgagaaaaatttaaaactcACCTTTTCCACATATGCCCAAGCACATGTTGCGCACAGAATTAGTATATTGAAGAACATACTGGAGTTCAGCTCTTAGACCTGAAATGAAGAGAAACCCATTAGGATCATTATAGTATACTTTTTATCGCTGCTTTTCAGGTTTCTTTAATACGTACAAAAATTAATATACATAGTGAgttgattattttttcttttgggAAAAAGACTTTATAAGTACTCTTCATTGTCTCTGTGATTCATGTCTGTTATATTAAAAAACTGAAAGGATGATTTGTATCACTTTTTTATATACCAATCGTTCTTTAAATATAAAATATGCTACATCATTTAATCCCAAACGATAATGAAATCGACAACATACAACGTACTAGAGAAATACGTCATAGTCTAAAAATTATATTACTGGGAGCTACCggaaatataatatttcatacaaataaAAAGCCATAAGTTTAATTCACTTCGATAATAGTTGTTgtcaattttttcatgaattctACAATTTTCAGTAGCATTGGTGCTCAATAAATTCTTCTAAGTAGATCAAAAGACCTAACctaatcattttttcttcatccattaattcattattttgtaaGTTACAAGATTTCTTGTTGAATTGTTCTGATCAATTTTTTGCCTTAGCTTTTACGAAGATTTATGAAAGCAGTTCCAAAATTatcaacaatatcatggaaTCCATCTTCAGATTTCTAGGTAGTATCGCAAAAGTACTGCACAAATGGAATAATAAATTACGATTTTTGTGAGAGTTCTTCTGTAAAAATATATATCTCAATAAACTCAACATAAAAATGatagttttttcatttactCAAATCATTAAGGATAGCCAATTTTCGAGAAATGTTGACAACAGACAATCTTTTTTGGTTATATTACTCAAGATTTATATGCATATTCGTTAAAATAAAGCACATCTCTTCGTcctgatgaaattttttctaaaaatattTCCTTTGTTACGCGTTCAACAGAAGTGCATCCCTGACGGAAGTAGCAAAAAACTGAGCTtcccaacaatttttttcagaacaGAAATCATTTCGAATATCCTCTGGCAGTTGAAAGTTTAAAGCACTGTGACATCTTCTTATAGTTCCACATAAAAATTGcatatatattttctatcaataaaaatttcactCTTCGTATCTGCAATAAAAATAGTGCTTAGTGCCACATAATTTGTTCCGATATTAGAAACCTGAAACCTGTTGATATAAGATATGAAATTCTTCTGCTACTTCGTTTCAAAGGGTTGCTAATCAGAATCAAAATAGccttagtcaaaatcaaattgtcgatataaatttcaaactggcattaatcagaaACAAATTAGCAGTTATCAAGTTCAAACGGGtatttatcaatttcaaattgacaataaaTACCTTTAAAGCTCTTTTTCGTTGAAAAATGAGTATTTCTGGTTGCAATACGAAAGTATTACTAAGTGTATTCAGAGTCTATCAAATCATTGCATAGTttgcgaaatgaaataaataatatccaAACAACGGTGAACAGTCATAAACGTTGATTTTTAAAGAACGCACGATTGTGATTATCTACCGTCTCTGTTTGGTGAATGAAACGAAATGGAAGAATCCATAATTTGCAGAGATTAGAGAATAAAggtatttcatgaaaataaggCAAAATTCATCGCTCATATCCAAAGATTTATTACTTCTGCATTGGATATGAAAGataaaattttttgagaaaattcgttattctctAACGGTTTTAATTAATCATTACGTTATTTTTTTGTGTATAtctatcaatgaaaatttttcattgaatatatttaattccaatggaaaattcaaattcagattAGCAGTTTAAACTTGATTattgccaatttgcttctgattaatgccagtttgaaattgatgttgccaatttgattttgactaatgtcatttCGATTCTGATTAGCGCCAaaacttgaaaaggtatagaTCATTTGACGCAACTTTGGATAATTAtttgtcaaaaatatttcattctcaGAGAATTCTTAAAATTATATATATGCAGTTATCCACAGCTCAGATTCAAATCCAGATGTGTGCGAAAAAGACCCAAGAGTAAACCAAATCAAACGGAATATAGATCCAATACGTCAAATCATATTCATATTCCACAATTAAGTTTGGCCCGTAAATTTCCAAAGATAAAAGAGTTAGAAGATAAAAGTGATTGAAATAGATCGATATGACCCAGACTTATCTTTACGCAAACTGCATTTCACACCGTTTAGTGTATACATAGAGGCAACATTGGTTTGCCTAAATCAGGACCACACCTGCCTGCACCATAATTACCGATTAGTTTCACTGCAAGACACCCGcatagtaaaaaaaattgtcagatCAATATCCCCCATCACGACGAAATTTTCGTTATTCGATGCGAAAATGTACTGAATGAATGAACTTACGGTTTCGAAACCATGAATGGAACCACCTGTTAAATATAGAACTCGAATTAAGACTGTGAGCACTTCTGTACCATCAACAAGTGGTCAAAAATTGACAATTTGAATCATTTCACTCCAAACGTAACAGATCTGCTCGAGGGTGAAACATATGACTGAATTGGGAATGGTGCAAACACATAATTAATGAATTAAGTGCAGCAGAATCATGAAAAATCAAatgttaaaattttttcaacccCCGACAATAACCTCATTCAAATCTCACCGATTTTAAATCTGTTTTCGCCGGTTTTCAAGGATTGTTGGCTGAGATTGAAGTCTTGTACTTACCCAGAGGGTCTGAGAACCACTGGGATGATGATGAACGGAATGAATCAATGACGCCTTGCGCATTCGGCGTCGACATGTGGACGCTGGCGTCGCAACAGTTCTGAGAATATCGATTGAGGGGGTTTTTGGACGTAGGAACTGGTAGGAATGAACTTTCACAAAATGCGTACAAGCCTGGTTTCTATAGAGCTGGAGGTTGTTTTATTGGGGGCACCACAGGCGGCAATTTTAGTTGGATGCAACACGTAGATAGGTAATCCCAGGAATTTTGGAGCACCGTCTGGCGGGATTTTCACCTTTGGTTTGTTGTTTCCGCGAATTTTTGAATGAGAGGCCGGTAGAAACTTAAAATCTTCAAATTCTCAAGAAATGTTTCATGGAACCTGAAGAGTATTCAGTGTAATCGTTATATCTCTCACAGAATTTGTTTTCcagctttttttctgttatccTTTGCACGACGGAGCAGTTGGGTTGTTTATTTTCACAGAAACTTCGTTTACATATAGGTATACCTTTTTATATGCGAATATCTcaagaaaataaacaaatgCGGGGCCACAGGAAAGACCTAGAAGTAAACGCCCAAGATCTACCAATCCTGCACAAGATCGGAGGGAAGTTAGAGATTTGCGTCTGTTCCACTTAGTTGCAGAATATGGTACATTTGCTGCCCTCATCAAAGCAGCCTAGGGCCTAAATCGTGCATGTCCTATGCTACTTAAATAATAACTTCAAGTACCTATTCACGTTTTCACAAACTGGGGAAATATTGAACATTTTAGTACCTAGTAAAGGTGTAATCTCCAGCAGTTCACTAAAAAGTTACACAGAATTGACCAAATTTCGTCAACTATCGCTGAACCACTTTGTTTGCTTTCCATTTTCAAAATGGTGAAGAATAGCCATTTGCCATATGCAATTTATTGCAAGGAACACAAATTAGCTGCCTCTGTTCTTGTGAAAATTTAAATACCGAAGAATTTGTGCTTTGACTGCATGAAATAAAAAGTACTCTTACAGAAATCGAAATATCAAAAGGTTCTGTTACGGAAACTGATAGACCACTCTCCAAAATTTTAGGAGAGTAAGAGGTGAAGTATGGAGTACCCCAAGGTACACTATTCCGACTGATTATTTGAGCACGGTATTgtgatttaattattttttgaatgtaACATGTCAGAACACGTCCTCTGAATCTGGACTTCTGTCTGCATAAGTGAATTCTCAGGATTTTAACGAAGGACTATACTTAAGAACCTACAAAAATAAGATGCACTCAAGCCGTTAAGGTGCGTATACAATAAAAAAGTACTTTTTGATTTTGCAAATGGAGAtcatttttcttcaactttcaCCGGAATTTCTGCCATCTCCAAACCTGGAAAGAAATGCATCGTGTTCAAATTGAATTCGAGACGAATTTTCAAGTTCTCAAGTTCTCAAGTTCTGAAAgcacattttaatttttttcagatttgaagAATTCGTTTAGAGTACTTATCTGGCAAACTTtccaatttttcttcttttttgctTGTAGGTATAGGTCTGTATGTGTTTCCAATACTATTTTGGTGGCCACTCTATCTCTATTCTCTATTTAAGTTTCAAGTGGCTCATTGAGTACCAGAATGAAACATGAAGAGGAAAATTTTGATAAACGACTGGtaatttattaatattaaaaCAAATAATATTTTACAGAGCTTTCAACTCCTAATTTGTGGccaatgagaaaaattcgtaATAAACTGAAATTATTAGCGGCATATCTTTGGATGACCAAATCATGTAACAATTTTTGTAACCTCAATATCCAAATACCAGTTCTATAAAATAAACAGCTACAAATATTCATTGCAAAGTTTGTTGTTATAACAATCCAAGGCATGTTGCTACAGTAGGTTCACTTTAATAATCTTCTTAAAATCATAATCATTCATCATACAAACAGTAGATTCAATAAGAACTAAGTTGCAGGTAAAAGCATGAAAGCGGTGtccaaacacttttttccagtCCCAAAATAAACGAAGCCATATCTTGGCGTTTCTACAACATGATAAAAATACAAACCAGGCCAATACAAAGATTTGACTATTGCTATAGTATCTCCAGCTAAGATTTGTATCTGCCAACAACCTTCTGGTATATCTATATCCAAGGGGTCCAGGAAATCAGTGGCATAGTTATAATCATCCCGAGTTAGCAAATTGGTGTTCCATTTTCTCGTTGGCATTCGATAGTGCTGATATGAACTCAGCTCACGCGCATCCAATAATCTTAATCCTTCAAAACTGAGATTTTCCACTACTGTTCCATCAGGCCTAGTGAATAAAGCACCACGT
Proteins encoded:
- the LOC123310405 gene encoding uncharacterized protein LOC123310405; this translates as MFFNILILCATCAWAYVEKDDILPELFLEQLADRIQRENDISYLDITNPNSLGPRSLEEERYDPLDYDLGDAPLHPSIRDQEYLKHSSLWSSKYALEDTAGDDDIQKQHSAQFATTTKPKNTLPAYCNPPNPCPVGFGGEEGCMEDFENTAAFSRRFQEVQDCMCDAEHMFDCPDNSDPFLDNSMDEFSDFEFNHFVRQQMQDNSLNPFLFGERLPVAAKKGNRVQ